ATGCGCCGCTAAGGCTCTTGCACCACTCACGACATAGTCGTACGCTCCCTGACCCGGATGACCATTTTCATAGCTGATATCCGGCGCCAGTACCAGATAGCCACGGCTTACGAAGAACGAAATATTTAAACGCGATGGGGTAGGAGCTGGTGGTATATAATTATACAGTCCTTCTGATAATTTCTCATAGAAATATAACAGTACCGGGTATTTCTTCGTGCTGTCAAAATCAGCCGGTTTATACAGGATGCCCTCTGCAGGCTTACCATTGTAAGCGGTCCATTTAAACAGTTCTGCTGTTCCCCAGTTATATTCCTGTTGCTGCGGATTGATATGACTGATCTGCTCCGCATTATTCAGGGAAGTACCAGTGTACACGTCCGGCGATAATACATAACTGGCTTTGGTGAACAGGTAGTTATCTGCGTTTTCTGCCTTTACAGGGTCACCAAAAGTATAGGGGCCCATTACTACCAGTGTAGGTTTTACAGGCGCTTTTTTGAATGTGCTCGCTGTTGTATAGAAGCCATTCTCTTTCGTCGTTTCGTTGAACGTTTCCAGTAACAGTGTCTGTCCTGGTGTGAAGAAACGCTCTTCTTTATTCAACTGTACATAACGGAAACGTAATTTCTGCTCGCGGCCGTATCCTGCGGTTAACAGCTGTGGTGCTGCCTTTCCGGAAGGATCCACCTGCCAGATGTCATAGCGGTCGTAGATGTAAACTGCCCTGTCGCCTTCCAGCCAGCCTGCTATGCCGTATGGGCTGGGTTGATCGGGATGATCATCATCTTCTTCAGATAATGACACCGGTATTTTCGCCGTGATATTACGGGTAATGCCAGTAGCCGTTTCATAAGCATACCATTGTTTTTCCTTCAGGTTATACCAGGTGATATAATTGCCTTTCGGAGAAATACGGCTGATGCTATCTATATTGGTCTGCAATAGTTTCCTGTTCCCATTTTCCATATGCACGAGGTAAGACGTCTTCAGCGTATTACCTGTCCACTGTGCGGATACACGCTGTCCCTTATCTGTATACCCTACTGCATACGGACTGTTACCACGATCGGCCACAGTGACATACTCCATGTCTTTATCTGCCAGCTGCAGGATCTTTTCAGAACCGGTATAGTATACCGCCTGATAGCTTCTCTTTAGTTCTCTGTCGAGGTTTTTCAGCTGCATTGGTTGCAGATAGTCGTCCAGATAGTTCCAGACGTCTACTTTCGCTACTTCGAAATCTACAATATTCGTATCTCTTGCTGGCTGGATCGGTGCGGTACCAAAGAACAGCCGTTCTCCATTTTCGCTGAACCATGCCTTGCCATCCGGGCTTACGGACCAGTTATCAGGGAAGGCTTTCGTCGTCCTGTCTGCAATGATCTTTGCAGTATCCTGTCCGGTACGATAATAATACAGCGAATAAAAATGCTGTAATGCTTTTACGCTGTCGCGTGAGCTGCACCATGCCAGCTGTGTACCTTTCTCATCAAAGGTGAACTGTTTTCGCTGCGCTGTACCACGACTGAGGGTATCTTTCTTGCCGTTTGTTATCTGCCATAGCAGGACTGCTCCGCGGGATAGCGAATCTTTTTTGTCAGCCACGATCTCTGCTAAAAGGTGATTACCGGGTTTGCTGATCTGATAATCCTGGACATTACGGATGGTATCGGCCGATTGTTTATGCAGATAGTGGATCACCAGGTTACCGCTGGTCGTATCTGCCTGTGGTTTTTCTTTCAGATAAACCAATACGCCACTGCCTTTTTCAGGGGTTTTGAATGACCTTACAGCAGGTACTTTATAGATATTATCATTGCCTAATGTCACGATACCCATGGAGTCTTTGGGCATTTCTGACGGCTTTTTCTTTTTGATCTTCGCCTGCCTCGTCACCGCAAAAGGTGTCTTGATAGCGAATATCGCATAGCGGCTGTCTTCGGTGATAATGGGATTTGCACCGCGTGGTACTTCCAGACTTTTTTTCGTTTTGTTATTGTAGATAACCAGGGTGGCATCGCCTTCCTGTGGTGTGACAGTATACACGGTCCATTGTCCGTTATTACTGATCATCTTACTACCAATGCTCTGCCAGCCATCGTACACGGAATGATCCAGTGGCTTTTTAGCTGGCTGCTGTGCATAGGTTAGCAGGGACAGGCCGGAAAAAGCGGCCATACACATGAGTTGCTTCATGTGGCCAAAATAAAAAAATGTGACTGATTACGTGAAGATTTCCTGATAGACGGTCAAAATCAGGCATGAGCATGCTTCATCGTGCGCGCTACCCTGTTCATCTGCAATGCAACTGATAAAATGATGCAGGCCAGTCCTATATAGAACGCCGATTTCAGTTCACGGTTCTCATGAAAAAGAATAAAGGCGATGATAATACTGTATACCGGCTCCAGGTTAAAGGAGAGGTTCACAGTGAACGGCGATATCTTGGTCAGGGCATTCATCAGCAGCATATACATGCATACGGTACAGGCCCAGGCCAGTATCAGCAGGTAGCTGATGTCACTGAGTGATGGCAGTTCCAGTGGCTGCGGGAAGAAATACAGGTAACCCGGCAACAGGAGGGTGAGTCCCATAAAACCCACCGCCAGTTCATAGAACGTGATAGTGGGTGTATCGTATTTAACGATCAGGCGTTTATTGAAGATGGTGAACAGTGCGGCAAACATCGCTGAGATAATACCCAGTATGATAGCGGTTCTGTAGTTGGTATCAAAGTGGAAGATCAGGAAGATGCCCAGGAGGGTGATACCGCTGAGCAGCAGTTCTGTCTTATCCAGTTTGCCCTTGTTGATCAGTGGATCGAACAGGGCGGTGAAGAGGCTGGTGAGGGCAAAACAGACCACTGCTATAGAGACATTGGAGTACTTGATACTGGCGTAGAAAAATAGCCAGTGCAGTACGACCACCATGCCGGTCAGGCCGATCGGAACGATCTGTTTAAAAGATAGTTTGGTGAGCATACCCTTCCAGCGGAAGAGTATATACAATGTGATAATGGTAAATAATAGTCTGTACCATACCAGCATGCCCTCATTCAGGGTAATTAATTTACCCAATATACCCGTAAAACCTGCCAGAAAAACTGACAGGTGTAATTGCATTAGTGCTTTTTTCATTAATCCGCTTATTCGCTATTTCTTACGCGTCTTTCATACTTGCGGAACAGGCTCTCCCATTGAATTTTGAGTACCCCCAGTATTCCTTCTTTCACGATACCCTTACTCATTTTGGAATATCCTTCTTTACGGTCTTTGAAAGTGATAGGTACTTCTTTTATTTTAAAGCCCAGCTTCCACGCCGTGAATTTCATTTCTATCTGAAAGGCATAACCTACGAACCGGATGGCATCCAGATTAATCGCCTCCAATACTTGTCTTTTGTAGCACACAAAGCCGGCAGTAGCGTCTTTTACCCTGAGCCAGGTCACAAAACGTACATATACAGACGCGCCGTAGGAGAGTACAGCTCTGTCCCATGGCCAGTTTTCAGTTTTACCGCCTTTTACATAGCGGGAACCTACTGATACATCCGCACCTTGTTTGGAACAGGCATCGTACAGCCTGTTTAGGTCGGTTGGATTATGGGAGAAGTCAGCGTCCATTTCGAAAATGTACTGATATCCCTTTTCCAGTGCCCATTTGAAACCGAAGATATAGGCAGTGCCTAATCCCTGTTTACCACTTCTTTCTACCAGGAATAATTCGCCGGAGTGGGACTGCTGCAAATTCCTTACAATATTACCGGTGCCATCGGGCGAACCGTCGTCCACGATCAGTATATGAAAGTTTTGTCGCAGGGCAAAAACCGCGTCAATGATGTTACGGATATTATCCTTCTCATTGTACGTGGGAATTATGACGAGCTTTTCCAATCTAGCAAATTGTTGTTTAGGAGTGCGAAATTAGTGCAAACGCCAGATAAAGTACGGTTTTTACAAATATTAAATCTTTTTTAACATCATACTGTGATAAATCTCTGTGAGTTTCTGCTTCGTATTCAGCGGAAAATCAGCTTTCATCATCCAGTCATAATATTGAGGCTCAATTTTCAGCACGTCTCTTACCGCACGGCCTTTGTATTTACCAAAATTGAACATTTCCACCCCATTCTGCATGACCATTCTTCTCGCAAAGTCCACGTAATCATCTTCTTTGGTAAATTCTGCCAGTGGTGTCACTTCCGCCTGCAGCTGCTCATAACGGCTCAGCTGCGCTTCCAGGATCTCGTAGGTAGCGAGTGCATCTGCTTCTGCGCTGTGTGCGTTCACGAGGTCTTTATCGCAATAGAACTTGTAAGCTGCACTGAGTGTACGTTTTTCCATCAGGTGGAATATTTTCTGTACGTCAATGAATTTACGGTCCTTTACATCAAACTCCAGTCCTGTACGCAGGAACTCTTCTACCAGCAGGGGTATATCAAAACGGTTGGAATTATAACCGGCCAGGTCACAGTTGTCCATGTACTGACGCAGTTCATTCGCACATTGTTTGAAAGTCGGTGCATCCTTCACATCGTCATCGCTGATACCATGAATAGCAGTAGAGGAAGGAGGAATAGGCATGCCAGGGTTGATTCTTTTCACCTTGGACTGTACAGTCTTATCAGGGAACACCTTAACAATAGCAATTTCGATAATACGGTCCGTAGCCACATTGGTACCGGTCGTCTCCAGATCAATTACGGCCAGTGGCCTTTTAAGTTGCAAAGAGGGCATGACTAATTTTTATATATACTTTTTCAGCGAATTTACGTCCAATCCTTCATAATCACCTGAACTCATCATCAGGAGGTTCGCATCCTGATATTCCTGTTTGTCCAGGAATGCGGTCAGGTGTTCCCTGCTGGTGAATATATTCAGGTCCGGGCGGCCAAAGCCCTGTGCTACCACATCAGCTTCCAGTGGTGGCATGCGTTTGATCTCCAGTGCATGTTTGCTGTAAAAGACCACGGCTACATCCGCTTTGTCCATACAGCCCTGGTACTGCACCATGAACTCCGCATTCAGACTACTGTAGGTATGCAGCTCCAGCACCCCGATCAGCTTCCGGTTCGGATACTGGTCGCGCAGCGCGCTGATGGTCGCCTTTACTTTAGAAGGAGCATGGGCAAAGTCACGGTAGATGGCACAATGATCGTTCTTACCTACCAGCTCCAGCCTTTTAGCCGCGCCTTTGAAGGTAGCGATCGCTTTCAGGAATGTTTCATCACTGATACCCAGTTCATTACAAACGAGGCGGGCCGCATGCATGTTCAGCAGATTATGATCGCCGAATACTTCCAGCGCTGATTGCTGATCGCCAAACGTAACGGTTGTTACGCCATTGTCGATCACATGTGGCGGAATATCATAAGGTACCAGTTTCAGGTGAAGCCCTTCAGCCTGCACCAGTTTAACCAGTTCCGGATCGGTATTGTTGTAAATGAGCGTGCTGCCGGCTTTCATCGTGCGGAGGAAAATGGCGAACTGCTCCAGGTAGTTCTCGAAGGTGGGGAACACATTGATATGATCCCAGGCTATACCGGTCAGTACCGCCACGTGTGGATGCAGGAAATGGAACTTGGGCCGCTTTTCAATGATGGAGGCCGGATATTCATCGCCTTCACAAACGATCACAGGGGCATCTGTAATGTTTACAGACTGCGCAAATCCTGCCAGGCGGGCACCCACCAGGTAGTCGAATGCCTGACCTGCCTGCTGCAGCACGTGCATGATCATCGCTGTAGTCGTCGTTTTACCATGACTGCCGCCAACGACCACTCTCTTCTTCTCCAGACTTTCCTGGTATATATACTCAGGGAAAGAATAGATCTTCAGTCCCAGTTCTTTTGCTTTGAGCAGCTCGGGATTGTCTGCGCGGGCATGCATACCCAGGATAACAGCGTCCAGATCAGCCGTGATACGGCTTTCATCCCAACCCATAGATGCCGGTAATATGCCGGCCTGCGCCAGATTGCCCTTTGCAGGCTCATATATCTCGTCATCACTGCCAGTTACCTGGTAACCTTTGATTTTCAGTGCGATAGCTAACTGGTGCATCACACTGCCACCCACGGCGATAAAATGTACTTTTGCCATATAATTTTAGCCAGATACCTGCGTTTTATCTTTATATTTATATGTCTAAGGGAAAAAGGAATGATATTATAGACAAATTCTTTAATATAAATTTTATATTTGCAAAGTAACGTCAAAAATTGGCGATTAAAAAAGTGATATCACCATTCCCTATGAAATTTCATTATTCAACTAAACATCCCTTTATGCAAGTATCTTATCTGAAAGTTTTGGGCGGCGCGTGCCTTTTCTTTATCTTTGCGGCTTTCTTAACTTCTTGTGCATCACAGAATAAGTTGGGTTGTCCGATGAAAATTAGT
The DNA window shown above is from Chitinophaga agri and carries:
- a CDS encoding alpha/beta hydrolase family protein, whose product is MKQLMCMAAFSGLSLLTYAQQPAKKPLDHSVYDGWQSIGSKMISNNGQWTVYTVTPQEGDATLVIYNNKTKKSLEVPRGANPIITEDSRYAIFAIKTPFAVTRQAKIKKKKPSEMPKDSMGIVTLGNDNIYKVPAVRSFKTPEKGSGVLVYLKEKPQADTTSGNLVIHYLHKQSADTIRNVQDYQISKPGNHLLAEIVADKKDSLSRGAVLLWQITNGKKDTLSRGTAQRKQFTFDEKGTQLAWCSSRDSVKALQHFYSLYYYRTGQDTAKIIADRTTKAFPDNWSVSPDGKAWFSENGERLFFGTAPIQPARDTNIVDFEVAKVDVWNYLDDYLQPMQLKNLDRELKRSYQAVYYTGSEKILQLADKDMEYVTVADRGNSPYAVGYTDKGQRVSAQWTGNTLKTSYLVHMENGNRKLLQTNIDSISRISPKGNYITWYNLKEKQWYAYETATGITRNITAKIPVSLSEEDDDHPDQPSPYGIAGWLEGDRAVYIYDRYDIWQVDPSGKAAPQLLTAGYGREQKLRFRYVQLNKEERFFTPGQTLLLETFNETTKENGFYTTASTFKKAPVKPTLVVMGPYTFGDPVKAENADNYLFTKASYVLSPDVYTGTSLNNAEQISHINPQQQEYNWGTAELFKWTAYNGKPAEGILYKPADFDSTKKYPVLLYFYEKLSEGLYNYIPPAPTPSRLNISFFVSRGYLVLAPDISYENGHPGQGAYDYVVSGARALAAHPWADSLNMGIQGQSWGGYQVAYLITQTSLFKAAWAGAPVANMTSAYGGIRWESGMNRQFQYERSQSRIGATLWEKPELYIENSPLFHLPKVTTPLAIMSNDADGAVPWYQGIELFTGLRRLGKPVWMLNYNNEAHNLVQRQNRKDIQRREQQFFDHFLKNAPAPEWMQVGIPATEKGRNWGW
- a CDS encoding DMT family transporter; the protein is MKKALMQLHLSVFLAGFTGILGKLITLNEGMLVWYRLLFTIITLYILFRWKGMLTKLSFKQIVPIGLTGMVVVLHWLFFYASIKYSNVSIAVVCFALTSLFTALFDPLINKGKLDKTELLLSGITLLGIFLIFHFDTNYRTAIILGIISAMFAALFTIFNKRLIVKYDTPTITFYELAVGFMGLTLLLPGYLYFFPQPLELPSLSDISYLLILAWACTVCMYMLLMNALTKISPFTVNLSFNLEPVYSIIIAFILFHENRELKSAFYIGLACIILSVALQMNRVARTMKHAHA
- a CDS encoding polyprenol monophosphomannose synthase, encoding MEKLVIIPTYNEKDNIRNIIDAVFALRQNFHILIVDDGSPDGTGNIVRNLQQSHSGELFLVERSGKQGLGTAYIFGFKWALEKGYQYIFEMDADFSHNPTDLNRLYDACSKQGADVSVGSRYVKGGKTENWPWDRAVLSYGASVYVRFVTWLRVKDATAGFVCYKRQVLEAINLDAIRFVGYAFQIEMKFTAWKLGFKIKEVPITFKDRKEGYSKMSKGIVKEGILGVLKIQWESLFRKYERRVRNSE
- a CDS encoding UDP-N-acetylmuramate--L-alanine ligase, giving the protein MAKVHFIAVGGSVMHQLAIALKIKGYQVTGSDDEIYEPAKGNLAQAGILPASMGWDESRITADLDAVILGMHARADNPELLKAKELGLKIYSFPEYIYQESLEKKRVVVGGSHGKTTTTAMIMHVLQQAGQAFDYLVGARLAGFAQSVNITDAPVIVCEGDEYPASIIEKRPKFHFLHPHVAVLTGIAWDHINVFPTFENYLEQFAIFLRTMKAGSTLIYNNTDPELVKLVQAEGLHLKLVPYDIPPHVIDNGVTTVTFGDQQSALEVFGDHNLLNMHAARLVCNELGISDETFLKAIATFKGAAKRLELVGKNDHCAIYRDFAHAPSKVKATISALRDQYPNRKLIGVLELHTYSSLNAEFMVQYQGCMDKADVAVVFYSKHALEIKRMPPLEADVVAQGFGRPDLNIFTSREHLTAFLDKQEYQDANLLMMSSGDYEGLDVNSLKKYI
- a CDS encoding 3'-5' exonuclease gives rise to the protein MPSLQLKRPLAVIDLETTGTNVATDRIIEIAIVKVFPDKTVQSKVKRINPGMPIPPSSTAIHGISDDDVKDAPTFKQCANELRQYMDNCDLAGYNSNRFDIPLLVEEFLRTGLEFDVKDRKFIDVQKIFHLMEKRTLSAAYKFYCDKDLVNAHSAEADALATYEILEAQLSRYEQLQAEVTPLAEFTKEDDYVDFARRMVMQNGVEMFNFGKYKGRAVRDVLKIEPQYYDWMMKADFPLNTKQKLTEIYHSMMLKKI